A single genomic interval of Mucilaginibacter boryungensis harbors:
- a CDS encoding glycoside hydrolase family 2 protein: MGKKLLFIYILISALMIARIRVYAQDRNPDGSIPLNDNWSFYFTYDVRPKPNLSKVTLPHTWNANEAKAGKMNYTRQSGTYIKKLFLKPEWANKRVFLYFEGANSVADVFINQKFTGEHKGGYTRFCFEITDQLVFNQENTITVQVSNAYRMDVLPLSGDFNVYGGIHRPVALLIKEKNCISPLDHASSGVYFVQKRVSKQSAAVEAQVKLSLKGHHQGLKLRTTLFTNAGAKVLTKTTDITNDSVAYQQLLIDKPHLWNGKEDPYLYHARVELLDGNRVSDSVNEEIGFRYFSVDAQNGFFLNGKYLDLHGLGRHEDVEGKGSALTAADEDTDINLIKKIGATALRLTHYPQGKYFYELCDRNGLIVWTEIPLVGPGGYTGPGYIANPLLQQHAKDVLVELIRQNYNHPSICFWGLFNELKLDYDDPIPFLTALKKVAKKEDPTRLTTCASFLDNDSFNEVTDLIAWNKYYGWYGGVPDDLGKWADKMHRKYPLKPIAVSEYGAGASPYKHAYPLVRPSAGGKFHPEEWQTLFHEKNWEQLNTRKYIWGKFIWVLADFGSAIRDEGDDNGINDKGLVTYDRKIVKDAFYFYKANWNTEPMVYITERRFTDRTVTATAIKVYTNFPDAELFLNGVSFGRKSADSLHRVIWDNILLKNGSNTVRVVAQNQNVKLEDSCIWMLK; the protein is encoded by the coding sequence ATGGGAAAGAAACTTCTGTTTATTTATATCCTTATCTCGGCGCTAATGATAGCCAGGATAAGGGTATATGCCCAGGATAGAAATCCTGATGGAAGTATCCCGTTGAATGATAACTGGAGTTTTTATTTCACTTACGACGTTCGCCCCAAGCCCAATTTATCTAAGGTAACTTTACCCCATACCTGGAATGCCAATGAAGCTAAGGCAGGTAAAATGAATTATACGCGGCAATCAGGAACATATATCAAAAAGCTTTTTTTAAAACCCGAATGGGCAAACAAGCGGGTTTTTCTTTATTTCGAAGGTGCAAATTCAGTTGCCGATGTTTTTATAAATCAAAAATTTACAGGAGAGCACAAGGGCGGCTACACCCGGTTCTGTTTTGAAATTACAGATCAATTAGTATTTAATCAGGAAAATACCATTACTGTACAGGTAAGTAATGCCTACCGCATGGATGTATTGCCCTTATCCGGAGATTTTAACGTTTATGGTGGCATTCATCGGCCCGTTGCTCTTTTGATAAAAGAAAAGAACTGCATCAGTCCGCTGGATCATGCTTCTTCAGGGGTATACTTTGTTCAAAAGAGAGTCTCCAAACAAAGTGCGGCGGTTGAAGCCCAGGTTAAACTTTCATTAAAAGGGCATCATCAAGGGTTAAAGCTTAGGACAACCCTGTTTACAAACGCTGGTGCCAAAGTATTAACAAAAACTACTGATATAACCAATGACTCGGTAGCCTATCAGCAGCTTTTAATAGATAAGCCCCATTTATGGAACGGTAAAGAAGATCCCTACCTATACCATGCCCGGGTAGAGCTGTTAGACGGAAATAGAGTATCGGACAGCGTGAACGAAGAAATAGGATTTCGATATTTTTCCGTAGATGCACAAAATGGCTTCTTTCTAAATGGGAAGTATCTGGATTTACATGGGCTGGGGCGTCATGAAGATGTTGAAGGTAAAGGTTCGGCATTAACTGCTGCTGATGAAGACACGGATATCAATTTAATAAAAAAAATTGGTGCTACAGCCTTACGTTTAACCCATTACCCCCAGGGAAAATACTTTTATGAGCTGTGTGATCGTAACGGGCTCATCGTATGGACAGAGATCCCGTTGGTTGGCCCTGGGGGTTATACCGGGCCGGGGTATATAGCCAACCCTTTATTGCAACAACATGCTAAAGACGTACTTGTTGAGCTTATAAGACAAAATTATAACCACCCGTCAATCTGTTTTTGGGGCTTGTTTAACGAGTTGAAATTAGATTATGATGATCCAATTCCGTTTTTAACAGCATTAAAAAAAGTTGCAAAAAAAGAAGATCCAACCCGCCTGACAACCTGTGCCTCCTTTTTGGATAATGATTCGTTTAATGAGGTAACTGATCTGATTGCCTGGAACAAATACTATGGCTGGTATGGTGGTGTCCCTGATGATCTGGGCAAATGGGCAGATAAAATGCATCGCAAATATCCGTTAAAACCAATCGCCGTTAGCGAGTATGGGGCCGGTGCAAGTCCTTACAAACACGCTTATCCGTTAGTGCGACCAAGTGCCGGAGGTAAGTTTCACCCGGAAGAATGGCAAACTTTATTCCATGAAAAGAATTGGGAGCAGTTAAACACCAGGAAATATATATGGGGTAAATTTATATGGGTGCTGGCAGATTTCGGTTCTGCTATCAGAGACGAAGGTGATGATAATGGGATCAATGACAAAGGTTTAGTTACCTATGACCGGAAAATTGTAAAGGACGCTTTTTACTTCTATAAAGCCAATTGGAACACAGAGCCAATGGTGTATATAACAGAACGCAGGTTTACAGACAGGACGGTAACGGCAACTGCTATAAAAGTGTATACCAATTTTCCGGATGCCGAACTATTTCTGAACGGAGTGTCATTCGGAAGAAAGAGCGCCGATTCGTTACATAGGGTGATATGGGATAACATCTTATTAAAAAATGGTAGCAACACCGTTAGGGTGGTTGCCCAAAACCAAAATGTAAAGCTGGAAGATAGTTGTATATGGATGTTAAAATAA